Proteins from a genomic interval of Flammeovirgaceae bacterium SG7u.111:
- a CDS encoding two-component regulator propeller domain-containing protein, whose amino-acid sequence MKKVVVKLLDYFLILTCMLTALGINAQDYHNNFDQLTTRNGLSQNDITTIFQDSKGYVWIGTHDGLNRYDGYSIKKFRKDPADPHSFRSSLMRQIAEDSLGNLWVGSDDEGLTMYERKTGLLFHFRNTADNPNLITDNHINKLLIDDEGHIWAGTKSGLNKITFNYELKTVSNEVFRHDPKNYGSLIDNRITSLHQDEKGNIWVGSQDGLSRYYDTRNAGKEQFIHYEMQGLRQVFSIQENSKGLFIVGNGIFFLPFEQINRANAQLLKVANIRPRNILSVDDSLLWCATHQGVIVYEFKNNTLKQVENFRHQPGNPSSLSGDIVNCILEDKSGLIWIGTDGAGVNIYKPNKKNFTHYTRTEDEGSIAYNKVRAVFEDSEENIWIGTMGSEGLNFLQKGKNFENGFKRINISGRNNFQNFVYAIDEYETPGENLILIGSGYPTTFKYGKSSDVKKGKFFSGEGYINIPAQIFSILVDADKNIWLGTYEEGLFRYKIDSQGKILKADSFKFDESDPTSISSNIIRSIAQDKKGNIWIGTGNGVNKLTPDQANHKNPEFIKFFHDENDKSTISHNYILPIYVTDRGDVWIGTLGGGLNKLLDGKNPNDHKFVSYTTRDGLPNNVIKAIIEDDNGDMWCSSNMGLTRFSPDKMEFENFGVDDGLQDVEFGEIAACKRADGQLLFGGVNGFNTFFPYEVVQDTFEVDLVFDQLQILNTVIAPRDTLNGRVVLKADLNSVEEIDLSYSENSFSISFSTLHFVSPIQNKYAYKLEGFDNDWIYTSADNRIAKYTNLLPGKYNLRVKGTNQDGYWSTKELSISIVIAPPWWGSTLAIVIYAIAFISALWIFRKYTIITNTRKNEYKLEHMEKKKLEELNQFKLRFFTNVSHEFRTPLTLIIGLMERLKNHSSTLSEAERQKYYQPIIRNSKTLLNLINQLLTFRKLEQGKMKLCVSYNDLGNYITVLGQNFYVLANQKNIEFKVTCDHQLLAWFDPEIIERVVFNLLSNAFKFTPNYGEIELALTKNNEQIEILVKNNGPGIPKDVQEHIFERFAYARIEGEQSAGIGLSYVKDLIEMHHGSITFKTEEENITVFKVALPTDKNAYSPEEATETRGDFNIEQVNYTRPKSPEIIEPKSANKSLASKNHTLLLVEDNIEILLFLEETFKEAYNIFKAQEGSEAIGICLENNIDLVISDVMMPGMDGYEFCEKLKSDERINHIPVILLTAKDNSESKLKGYSLGADAYITKPFSIKELETRLGALIESRTKIIQKFQNSIELTPSEAGLTKIDEKFLNRILEFVEDNISVKDLSVAMVAQECGLSQEQLNKKLKVLVGDTTNSFIRNIRLKRAAQLLKKNIHSVSEVMYEVGFMDPKYFRKCFKEKFGKSPKQYQKYGDTKVSQED is encoded by the coding sequence ATGAAGAAGGTTGTTGTGAAATTGCTGGATTATTTTCTGATTCTCACCTGTATGTTGACTGCCCTAGGCATCAACGCTCAGGACTATCATAACAACTTCGATCAGCTTACCACACGAAATGGATTATCTCAAAATGACATAACCACTATTTTTCAGGATAGCAAAGGCTATGTATGGATAGGGACTCACGACGGTCTTAACCGATACGATGGCTACTCTATCAAAAAATTCAGGAAAGATCCCGCTGACCCACACTCTTTTCGCAGCAGCCTTATGAGGCAAATAGCCGAGGATTCTCTTGGAAACCTTTGGGTTGGCTCTGACGATGAGGGATTAACAATGTATGAGCGAAAAACGGGTTTGCTATTTCACTTCAGAAATACCGCCGACAACCCAAACCTCATCACAGACAACCATATAAACAAACTGCTTATTGATGATGAAGGGCACATATGGGCGGGGACTAAAAGTGGTCTAAACAAAATAACATTTAACTATGAATTGAAAACTGTAAGCAATGAAGTATTTAGGCATGACCCAAAAAACTATGGGTCGTTGATTGATAATAGAATAACCTCCCTCCATCAAGATGAAAAAGGAAACATATGGGTGGGTAGCCAGGATGGGCTTAGCAGGTATTATGATACACGAAATGCTGGAAAGGAACAATTTATCCATTATGAAATGCAAGGGCTCCGCCAAGTATTTAGTATTCAAGAAAATAGCAAAGGGCTATTCATAGTTGGCAACGGAATATTTTTTCTTCCATTTGAACAGATAAACAGAGCCAATGCCCAACTTTTAAAAGTAGCCAACATCAGGCCTCGGAACATCCTTTCGGTAGATGACAGCCTACTTTGGTGTGCCACACACCAAGGGGTAATTGTATATGAATTTAAAAACAATACTCTGAAACAGGTAGAAAACTTTAGACATCAACCAGGAAACCCTTCTAGCCTAAGCGGCGATATTGTCAACTGTATTTTGGAGGATAAATCTGGATTAATATGGATTGGGACTGATGGTGCCGGAGTAAATATCTACAAACCCAACAAGAAGAACTTTACCCACTATACCCGAACTGAAGACGAGGGAAGCATCGCTTACAATAAAGTAAGAGCTGTTTTTGAAGACTCAGAAGAAAATATATGGATAGGCACTATGGGTAGTGAAGGACTGAACTTTCTCCAAAAAGGAAAAAACTTCGAAAATGGCTTTAAACGAATAAACATATCTGGAAGAAACAACTTCCAAAACTTTGTATATGCAATTGATGAATACGAGACGCCAGGCGAAAACCTAATACTGATAGGTTCTGGCTACCCAACTACCTTCAAGTATGGAAAATCGAGTGATGTAAAGAAAGGTAAGTTCTTTTCTGGTGAAGGATACATCAATATCCCCGCTCAAATATTTTCTATATTAGTGGATGCAGACAAGAATATTTGGTTGGGCACGTACGAAGAAGGACTCTTTAGGTATAAGATAGATTCTCAGGGAAAGATTCTTAAAGCAGATTCTTTTAAATTTGACGAGAGTGACCCTACCTCGATTTCCTCAAACATAATAAGAAGCATTGCCCAAGATAAAAAAGGTAATATTTGGATTGGGACAGGCAATGGGGTTAATAAACTGACTCCAGATCAGGCTAATCATAAAAACCCCGAATTTATCAAGTTTTTTCACGACGAAAACGACAAGTCCACCATAAGCCACAACTACATACTCCCAATTTATGTGACTGATAGAGGAGATGTGTGGATAGGTACATTAGGAGGCGGACTTAATAAGCTTTTGGATGGAAAAAATCCTAATGACCACAAATTTGTATCGTACACAACACGAGATGGGCTTCCCAATAATGTAATCAAGGCCATCATAGAAGATGATAACGGAGACATGTGGTGCTCAAGCAATATGGGACTTACCAGGTTTTCACCAGACAAAATGGAATTTGAAAATTTTGGCGTAGATGATGGCTTGCAAGATGTTGAGTTTGGTGAGATAGCTGCCTGCAAGCGGGCTGATGGTCAATTGCTCTTTGGTGGCGTAAATGGTTTTAATACATTTTTCCCCTATGAAGTTGTGCAAGATACTTTTGAAGTTGACCTTGTTTTTGACCAACTGCAAATCCTAAATACGGTCATTGCACCAAGAGATACGCTAAATGGCAGGGTGGTGCTGAAAGCAGACCTCAATTCAGTTGAAGAAATTGATCTCAGCTATAGTGAAAATAGCTTTTCTATTAGCTTTTCCACCCTTCACTTTGTTTCTCCCATCCAAAATAAATATGCCTACAAATTGGAAGGCTTTGATAATGATTGGATTTATACTTCGGCTGACAACAGAATTGCAAAATACACGAACCTTTTGCCCGGCAAATACAACCTTAGGGTGAAAGGGACTAACCAAGATGGATATTGGAGCACCAAAGAACTTAGTATATCAATAGTAATAGCCCCCCCTTGGTGGGGTTCAACCTTGGCAATAGTAATATATGCTATTGCTTTTATAAGTGCATTGTGGATTTTCAGAAAATACACAATCATAACCAACACTAGGAAAAATGAATACAAACTTGAGCATATGGAAAAGAAAAAACTCGAAGAGTTAAATCAATTCAAGCTTCGCTTTTTTACCAATGTGTCTCATGAATTCCGGACTCCTTTGACTTTGATCATTGGTTTAATGGAAAGACTAAAAAACCACTCTTCCACACTTAGCGAAGCAGAACGCCAGAAGTATTACCAACCTATCATTCGTAATTCAAAAACCCTGCTCAACCTCATAAATCAACTTTTGACCTTTAGGAAATTGGAGCAAGGTAAGATGAAACTTTGTGTGTCATACAATGATCTTGGCAATTACATTACCGTGCTAGGTCAAAATTTCTATGTATTGGCCAATCAAAAAAATATCGAGTTTAAAGTAACCTGTGATCATCAATTACTTGCTTGGTTTGACCCAGAGATCATTGAAAGAGTCGTTTTTAACCTTCTATCCAATGCATTTAAATTCACCCCAAACTATGGGGAAATAGAATTGGCATTAACAAAAAACAATGAGCAAATAGAGATTTTAGTAAAAAATAATGGGCCAGGTATTCCAAAGGATGTTCAAGAGCATATTTTTGAACGGTTTGCATACGCCAGAATAGAAGGGGAACAAAGCGCAGGGATTGGACTTTCTTATGTAAAAGACTTGATTGAGATGCATCATGGAAGCATAACTTTCAAAACCGAAGAAGAAAACATCACTGTATTCAAAGTGGCTTTACCAACGGATAAGAACGCATATAGCCCTGAAGAGGCAACAGAAACTAGAGGTGATTTCAATATTGAGCAGGTAAATTACACCAGACCGAAATCACCTGAAATAATTGAACCTAAGAGTGCAAACAAGTCTCTGGCGTCTAAAAACCACACACTCTTACTTGTTGAAGATAATATCGAAATCTTATTATTTCTTGAAGAGACTTTCAAAGAAGCATACAATATATTCAAAGCTCAGGAAGGGAGTGAAGCCATAGGTATTTGCCTTGAAAACAACATTGACCTTGTAATAAGTGATGTGATGATGCCGGGTATGGACGGGTATGAGTTTTGCGAGAAATTAAAGTCAGATGAGCGTATAAACCATATACCGGTCATTCTTTTAACTGCAAAAGACAACTCCGAAAGCAAACTAAAAGGCTACTCATTAGGGGCTGACGCTTACATCACCAAGCCATTCAGCATCAAAGAACTGGAAACAAGGTTGGGGGCACTTATCGAGTCCAGAACTAAGATTATTCAAAAATTCCAAAACTCTATAGAGCTTACACCTTCAGAAGCTGGTCTCACTAAAATTGACGAAAAGTTCCTAAATCGCATACTAGAGTTTGTTGAAGACAACATTTCTGTCAAAGACCTCTCTGTAGCAATGGTAGCACAAGAATGCGGGCTTTCGCAAGAGCAGCTGAACAAGAAACTGAAGGTTTTGGTCGGTGATACCACCAATTCGTTCATCAGAAATATCCGATTGAAACGGGCAGCACAATTACTGAAAAAAAATATCCACTCCGTATCAGAAGTCATGTACGAGGTTGGGTTTATGGACCCCAAATATTTCAGAAAATGTTTTAAAGAGAAGTTTGGAAAAAGTCCAAAACAGTATCAAAAATATGGAGATACCAAAGTTTCACAAGAGGATTAG
- a CDS encoding RagB/SusD family nutrient uptake outer membrane protein, with translation MKMLRATKQSISRRILLLMVAAFFAQSCVNELDQVNPNALTNDSFWQNTGDLNAGLNAAYAVLRDENILAITWDYTRTDIAVPFSYRWRNIGNPIYDQTFDLTTTQVQNKWRACFRGIFRANQVIDAYYNLENTFTSEAAEEAGIRILAQARTLRGYFYYVLHHSYNGGSVPLFESVPKDIEEFQKPMSPAADILNFYREDLQFGLENLPTTYNDWNSEVGAGNLGRVTGGFCEALLAKSYINENDFETAETLLLNVIENYNYALADDLEECFTGIAEFNSESIFEINFSSDVNPLGNDGQKLSQSVTDMLSDANIIQFSSWLTLKYRAERPDPMDERNYVDRNIYLDNGDLDSVQTDVLRMYSLRMHNSMSSVDDRDSKMYGVEMAEYGRSLTAPPHAKQYPNFIKKFTSWNLDNGGASEPETPEAVRRSGINIPVIRLAEIYLLYAECMLEKGSLSEGLRYINRIRKRSGLLLLGSESDAGAEYAGVATYVNDIDLDPSNGEQAVNVTNLMEHLRFTEKPLELSLEDDRTIDLRRWGQREGRDIWKEQLQHLASFEYQAWHFKNNTMGKNPNRWACFIMPAGELPSYESFNNSSIPPYAFRQPKATPEEHFVGPNLSLNNPHLVDNLLGSQNFVESIHSYLPIPQDEVNSNLNWDQ, from the coding sequence ATGAAAATGTTGAGAGCAACCAAACAGTCAATCTCAAGAAGGATACTTCTTCTTATGGTAGCTGCATTTTTCGCTCAATCATGTGTGAATGAATTGGATCAGGTAAACCCAAATGCCTTGACAAATGATAGTTTTTGGCAAAATACGGGTGACCTCAATGCAGGTCTAAATGCCGCCTATGCGGTACTTAGGGATGAAAATATCTTAGCCATCACTTGGGATTACACAAGGACTGATATTGCTGTCCCATTTTCCTACAGATGGAGAAATATTGGTAACCCTATCTATGATCAGACATTTGATTTGACAACAACTCAAGTTCAGAACAAATGGAGAGCTTGTTTCAGAGGTATATTCAGGGCAAACCAGGTGATTGATGCTTATTATAATCTAGAGAATACCTTTACTTCAGAAGCTGCCGAAGAAGCGGGTATCAGAATTTTGGCTCAGGCCAGAACTCTTAGAGGGTACTTTTATTATGTGCTCCACCACTCTTACAATGGAGGTTCTGTGCCATTGTTCGAGTCTGTGCCTAAAGACATAGAGGAGTTTCAAAAGCCAATGTCACCTGCAGCTGATATCTTGAATTTTTATAGAGAAGATCTTCAGTTTGGCCTCGAAAACTTACCTACAACATACAACGATTGGAATTCAGAAGTAGGTGCAGGGAACTTGGGGCGTGTAACTGGAGGGTTTTGTGAGGCTTTGTTGGCAAAGAGTTACATAAACGAGAATGACTTCGAAACTGCCGAAACATTGCTATTGAACGTAATCGAAAACTATAATTATGCATTGGCTGACGATTTGGAAGAGTGCTTTACGGGTATTGCAGAATTTAACTCTGAATCTATCTTTGAAATCAACTTCTCTAGCGATGTAAACCCTCTTGGTAATGACGGGCAAAAGCTATCTCAGAGCGTTACGGACATGCTAAGCGATGCCAATATTATTCAGTTTAGCTCTTGGTTGACCTTGAAATACAGGGCAGAAAGACCTGACCCAATGGATGAGAGAAACTATGTTGATAGAAATATTTACCTAGACAATGGAGATCTTGACAGCGTACAAACTGATGTTCTTAGAATGTACAGCCTTCGTATGCATAACTCAATGTCTTCTGTAGATGACAGGGATTCAAAAATGTATGGCGTAGAAATGGCCGAATATGGAAGAAGCTTAACAGCCCCGCCTCATGCAAAGCAGTATCCTAATTTCATCAAAAAATTCACTAGCTGGAATCTTGACAACGGTGGTGCAAGTGAACCTGAGACCCCAGAAGCAGTAAGGAGAAGTGGGATCAATATCCCTGTTATCCGATTGGCAGAAATCTATCTCTTGTATGCCGAGTGCATGCTCGAAAAAGGAAGCCTATCAGAAGGACTCAGATATATCAACAGAATTAGAAAACGTTCCGGACTTCTACTGCTAGGAAGCGAGTCGGATGCTGGTGCAGAATACGCTGGAGTAGCTACCTATGTAAATGATATAGACTTAGATCCTTCAAATGGCGAACAGGCTGTGAATGTTACCAACCTAATGGAGCACTTGAGGTTTACAGAAAAGCCTTTGGAACTGTCGCTTGAAGATGACCGAACAATTGACCTGAGGAGATGGGGGCAAAGAGAGGGAAGAGATATTTGGAAAGAGCAACTTCAACACCTTGCCTCGTTTGAGTATCAGGCATGGCATTTTAAGAACAACACTATGGGTAAGAACCCTAATCGTTGGGCATGTTTCATTATGCCGGCAGGAGAGCTTCCTAGTTATGAATCCTTTAATAACTCAAGTATACCGCCTTATGCTTTTAGGCAGCCAAAGGCTACTCCAGAGGAGCATTTTGTAGGGCCAAACTTATCTTTGAACAACCCACACTTAGTAGACAACTTATTGGGTTCACAGAACTTTGTAGAGTCGATCCACTCGTACCTGCCTATACCTCAGGACGAGGTAAACTCTAACTTAAACTGGGATCAATAG
- a CDS encoding TonB-dependent receptor, translated as MKRLYHFLLVFLFLLPTSAFAQGGIVKGKIVSSDNSEPLPGAAVIIKGTSRGATTDIDGNFAVEAASSDVLVISYIGYETQEIPVGSQTMLNITLQLDIQALDEVVVIGYGTQTKKEVTGAVGSVKSEDLVKMTTSDLGTALQGQIAGVNVTSSSGAPGAEANILIRGFSSLMDGQNSPLYVVDGIPFDNDPQLSMAEIESVDILKDAASASIYGTRGAGGVILITTKKGKAGATNVQVSAEYGIQRIQSEFNNMSVEEYNYIHSLRGTINTGRVQGGAEEDIHRNKSYFTNNTDIGEVLLQDNAPIQNYSIGLSGGKEGLTYSFNLNYFDQGGVFYNSGFKRLNVRSNNVYTKGKVKITTGLMFRTDERQVPYGGMMNRIYEYRPFQPEISLDDDALGNASEISLDDPTDDWKLDEARRLANAARLLKTDETRRQNSFTGNVQFDYEVLKGLKLTTRFGGTANNSKWDKIIPRFDIFNTEGELITNPNAYTSNTVTDILNTKITSEFFVTYNKKIGKHRIRLLGQTSFERSSNERFQLEMRNNLHPAVTVLDNYELIWDVGSGGQDYTRVLLGNTGRFQYDYDGKYLLSASARYDGSSQFSDGRRWALFPSVSVGWSVSDEPFWQGLKPSFNSFKLRASYGSTGNDRFSTYSNQTVVSAGNDFVFGSNNASGDVNGAGVEEVALGTTQLQYANVNLGWETNVEQNFGVDMGFFNDKLTVAVDLYKNEKEDLLYQVVNPPSTGVSGGNRNTIFNVGNMENKGVEIGANYKYLAESGFNMTIGATYTNNTNLITKTSPNNPIIYLDNSYISTAGTREQVSVLTEGYEAAAFFLRDPIGIIKTEEELEAYRRIDPSAQMGELQYRDVNGDSTIDANDRVYAGSGVPDFEAGLNITMGYKNFDFTMQWYGSWGAEVMNGSKAYAYQSGTHKDIYYSWTQHNTEADVPWYDGNNTRSYRGGSAYFMEKGDFIRLRNIALGYTIPKKIANKAGIRNVRIYVQAQNPITITDYTGFDPEVGGNGLSTRGIDQGRYPMSSQYKGGLQFQF; from the coding sequence ATGAAAAGACTATACCATTTTCTATTGGTATTCCTTTTCCTATTGCCAACTTCGGCTTTTGCCCAGGGCGGTATAGTAAAAGGAAAAATTGTTTCATCAGACAATAGTGAGCCTCTCCCAGGGGCAGCCGTCATAATAAAAGGGACTAGCAGGGGTGCAACTACCGATATAGACGGCAATTTCGCAGTAGAAGCAGCTTCATCAGATGTATTAGTAATCAGTTATATAGGTTATGAAACCCAGGAAATTCCTGTTGGTAGTCAAACTATGTTGAACATTACTTTGCAACTTGATATTCAGGCCTTGGATGAAGTTGTGGTAATTGGATACGGTACCCAGACAAAGAAAGAGGTAACAGGGGCTGTAGGTAGCGTAAAGTCTGAGGATCTTGTTAAAATGACAACGTCCGACTTGGGTACTGCTCTTCAAGGGCAAATTGCTGGTGTAAACGTTACGTCAAGTAGTGGGGCACCAGGTGCAGAAGCAAATATTTTGATTCGTGGTTTTAGCTCCCTTATGGATGGACAGAACAGTCCTCTTTATGTAGTGGATGGTATTCCGTTCGACAATGACCCTCAGTTAAGTATGGCCGAGATCGAGTCTGTAGATATCCTGAAAGATGCAGCTTCGGCTTCGATCTACGGTACTCGTGGAGCAGGCGGGGTAATTCTTATCACTACGAAGAAAGGAAAGGCAGGTGCCACTAATGTACAGGTGAGTGCAGAATACGGTATTCAGCGAATTCAATCCGAATTCAATAATATGTCAGTGGAAGAATATAATTATATTCATTCGTTGAGAGGAACTATAAATACCGGAAGGGTTCAAGGTGGAGCAGAAGAAGATATTCACCGAAATAAAAGTTATTTCACTAACAATACAGACATTGGAGAAGTGCTTTTACAGGACAATGCTCCTATCCAAAACTACTCAATTGGTCTTTCAGGTGGTAAAGAAGGACTAACTTATAGTTTTAACCTTAACTATTTTGATCAAGGTGGTGTTTTTTACAACTCTGGTTTTAAAAGATTAAACGTGAGGTCTAACAACGTTTATACGAAAGGGAAAGTGAAGATTACTACTGGGTTGATGTTCAGGACGGACGAAAGGCAAGTTCCTTACGGAGGTATGATGAACAGGATTTACGAGTATCGCCCATTCCAACCAGAAATCAGTTTGGACGATGATGCTCTCGGGAACGCTTCTGAAATCAGCTTGGACGATCCTACAGACGACTGGAAGCTAGACGAAGCGAGAAGATTGGCAAATGCTGCTCGATTGTTAAAAACGGATGAAACCAGAAGACAAAACAGCTTTACTGGTAATGTTCAATTTGACTACGAGGTGCTTAAAGGTTTGAAATTGACAACAAGGTTTGGAGGAACGGCTAATAATAGCAAATGGGATAAGATAATCCCTCGCTTTGATATCTTTAATACAGAGGGTGAGTTGATTACCAACCCTAATGCGTATACTTCAAATACTGTTACGGATATTCTCAATACAAAAATTACTTCTGAGTTTTTCGTGACTTATAACAAAAAGATTGGAAAACACAGAATCAGACTTCTTGGACAAACGTCTTTTGAAAGATCTTCAAACGAGCGCTTTCAATTAGAAATGAGAAACAATCTTCATCCAGCAGTAACTGTTCTTGATAACTACGAATTGATTTGGGATGTCGGCTCGGGAGGCCAAGATTATACAAGGGTTTTGTTGGGAAACACAGGACGTTTTCAGTACGATTATGATGGCAAGTATTTGTTGAGTGCTAGTGCTAGGTACGATGGCTCATCTCAGTTTAGCGATGGAAGAAGGTGGGCTTTGTTTCCATCTGTATCAGTAGGATGGTCTGTATCAGATGAGCCTTTTTGGCAAGGGCTGAAACCTTCGTTTAACTCTTTCAAACTAAGGGCTAGTTATGGTTCGACAGGTAATGACAGGTTCAGTACTTACAGTAACCAAACGGTAGTTAGTGCAGGTAACGACTTTGTTTTTGGAAGCAACAATGCTTCGGGTGATGTGAATGGTGCTGGAGTTGAAGAAGTTGCCCTAGGTACTACACAGTTGCAATATGCCAATGTGAACTTAGGTTGGGAGACCAATGTAGAGCAAAACTTTGGAGTTGACATGGGCTTTTTCAACGATAAGCTGACGGTAGCTGTAGATTTATATAAAAACGAGAAAGAAGACTTACTATACCAAGTGGTTAATCCTCCATCTACAGGTGTTTCGGGTGGAAATAGAAACACTATTTTTAACGTAGGTAACATGGAAAACAAAGGGGTTGAGATAGGTGCTAATTACAAGTATTTGGCAGAAAGTGGGTTTAATATGACTATTGGAGCTACTTACACCAACAACACTAACCTCATCACCAAGACTAGTCCTAACAACCCAATTATTTACTTAGACAATAGCTATATCTCAACTGCAGGTACAAGAGAACAAGTTAGTGTGCTTACTGAGGGCTACGAGGCTGCAGCTTTCTTCTTGAGAGATCCTATAGGTATCATTAAAACTGAAGAAGAACTAGAAGCTTACAGACGAATAGACCCAAGTGCACAAATGGGAGAACTTCAATATAGAGACGTTAATGGAGATTCGACCATAGATGCAAACGATAGGGTATATGCTGGAAGTGGAGTTCCTGACTTTGAAGCAGGCTTAAATATTACGATGGGCTATAAAAACTTCGATTTCACTATGCAGTGGTATGGCTCTTGGGGTGCAGAAGTGATGAACGGTAGCAAAGCGTATGCCTATCAGTCGGGTACACACAAGGATATTTATTATTCTTGGACGCAGCATAATACAGAGGCTGATGTTCCTTGGTACGACGGTAATAATACCAGGTCATACAGGGGTGGCTCTGCGTATTTTATGGAGAAAGGAGATTTTATAAGGTTGAGAAACATTGCGCTGGGCTATACAATACCTAAAAAGATTGCCAACAAAGCAGGGATCAGAAATGTGCGGATCTATGTGCAGGCTCAGAACCCGATCACCATTACTGACTACACAGGCTTCGACCCTGAAGTAGGTGGCAATGGCTTGAGCACAAGGGGTATTGACCAGGGAAGGTATCCAATGTCTTCTCAATATAAAGGTGGTCTTCAATTTCAATTTTAA